Proteins encoded in a region of the Acidobacteriota bacterium genome:
- a CDS encoding type III pantothenate kinase has translation MLLAIDIGNSAIKFGIYEPGNTLDRFSVATWRDYEPEELFFDRLRFVAQKFVRVDHVIAASVVPEVNATLTRATRELFKVTPVFVDEKTDFGFVIKYSPPSHVGADRLVSAFAAVEKYNAPVIICSFGTATVVDAVNSKLEFIGGIIAPGLGIMADGLHSKTSLLPKVTIARPETLIGQTTYDAILSGVYNGTVALAEGLIARVSNAMMAEDPDHRPKVVATGGFSRVLAADLPSVDAFEDDMVLEGLRSIAAKTLK, from the coding sequence ATGCTTCTGGCAATCGATATCGGCAATTCAGCTATTAAGTTCGGCATTTACGAACCGGGCAATACCCTCGACCGCTTTTCGGTCGCCACCTGGCGCGACTATGAACCCGAAGAGCTTTTCTTTGATCGCCTGCGTTTTGTAGCTCAAAAGTTCGTCCGAGTGGACCACGTCATCGCCGCGTCCGTCGTCCCGGAGGTAAACGCGACGCTGACCCGGGCGACCCGCGAGCTTTTCAAAGTAACTCCCGTCTTTGTCGATGAAAAGACCGACTTCGGCTTTGTCATTAAATACTCGCCGCCTTCGCACGTCGGCGCAGACCGCTTGGTTTCCGCATTCGCCGCGGTCGAGAAATACAATGCGCCCGTCATCATCTGCAGCTTCGGCACGGCGACTGTGGTCGATGCTGTGAATTCGAAGCTCGAGTTCATTGGCGGCATCATCGCTCCGGGGCTCGGGATCATGGCCGACGGCCTGCATTCAAAGACCTCGTTGCTGCCAAAAGTGACGATCGCCCGGCCCGAAACCTTGATCGGCCAAACTACCTACGACGCTATTCTTTCAGGTGTTTATAACGGCACGGTCGCTCTTGCCGAGGGGCTCATCGCTCGCGTATCGAATGCGATGATGGCGGAAGATCCGGACCATCGGCCAAAGGTCGTTGCCACAGGCGGATTTAGCCGCGTCCTTGCCGCGGACCTTCCGTCAGTAGATGCCTTTGAGGACGACATGGTGCTCGAAGGCCTTCGGTCGATCGCCGCGAAAACCCTCAAATGA
- a CDS encoding biotin--[acetyl-CoA-carboxylase] ligase, which translates to MNITLLLFDSIDSTNTEALEMARGGADEGTCVIARQQTAGRGRHGRTWVSERDAGVAFSIILRPALPPESLPLITLMAGVAVHETLTELGLSPDIKWVNDVLIDEKKISGILAETTMTDAGLAVVLGIGINIRSSNFPPDLADRATSIEDVLKDPERVPTPEQLTAILTGSISRLYEKLTAAGGPAAILSDWRDRSTYFAGKRVTVRAFDQTLIGTTDGLEPSGALRLRKDDGEIVIIQAGDVEQLRADPASL; encoded by the coding sequence ATGAACATTACTCTCCTTTTATTCGACTCCATCGATTCCACCAACACCGAGGCCCTCGAAATGGCTCGCGGCGGTGCGGATGAAGGCACCTGCGTCATCGCCCGTCAGCAGACCGCCGGCCGAGGCCGCCATGGCAGAACGTGGGTCTCCGAACGCGACGCCGGGGTTGCCTTTTCGATCATCCTTCGCCCCGCATTGCCGCCCGAATCGCTTCCGCTTATTACCTTGATGGCGGGCGTCGCCGTTCACGAAACACTTACGGAACTCGGCCTCTCGCCCGATATCAAATGGGTCAACGATGTGTTGATCGATGAAAAGAAGATCTCCGGCATCCTCGCCGAGACGACGATGACGGACGCAGGGCTCGCGGTTGTTCTCGGCATCGGGATAAACATTCGCAGCTCAAACTTTCCGCCCGATCTCGCCGACCGGGCGACATCGATCGAGGATGTTCTCAAGGATCCGGAACGAGTCCCGACGCCCGAGCAATTGACGGCGATCCTGACCGGTAGTATCTCGCGGCTTTATGAAAAGCTAACGGCTGCCGGCGGCCCAGCGGCCATTCTCAGCGACTGGCGAGATCGTTCGACCTACTTCGCCGGAAAACGGGTCACGGTCCGAGCCTTCGACCAAACGCTGATCGGAACGACCGACGGGCTCGAGCCGAGCGGCGCCTTGCGCCTAAGAAAGGACGATGGCGAGATCGTCATTATTCAGGCCGGCGACGTCGAGCAGCTTCGTGCCGATCCGGCGTCTCTTTGA
- the egtD gene encoding L-histidine N(alpha)-methyltransferase → MQPSPTPELSQFAEDVLAGLSATPKRLSSRYFYDDEGSRLFMEIMKLPEYYPTRAELKIFEDQSDDILKAFSDGAEGIDLIELGAGDGAKTAVLIEHFLAKGLDFTYSPIDISQEANAVLEARFHEKFPSLEIRPHTGDYFQVLDSLKNGNGRRKVLMFLGSNIGNFLREKAVNFFRSLRGVMNPNDRLFIGFDMQKDPRVIVAAYDDPQGVTAAFNLNLLTRINRELGGDFDPAKFSHYAQYRPVECAARSFLISREKQTVHIEALGRSFDFEQWEPIFMEISQKYTHAMLEEFSSESGFAIEAEFLNDEDFYIDSLWRPI, encoded by the coding sequence ATGCAGCCATCACCGACACCGGAGCTTTCGCAGTTTGCCGAGGACGTGCTTGCCGGGCTTTCGGCAACGCCGAAGCGGCTTTCGTCGCGCTACTTTTACGACGACGAAGGTTCGCGGCTTTTCATGGAGATTATGAAGCTCCCCGAGTATTACCCGACTCGGGCCGAGCTCAAGATCTTCGAGGACCAAAGCGATGACATCCTCAAAGCATTTTCCGATGGTGCTGAAGGTATCGACCTGATCGAGCTCGGTGCCGGCGACGGTGCAAAAACGGCGGTGCTTATCGAGCACTTTCTCGCGAAGGGCCTCGACTTCACCTATAGCCCGATCGACATCTCGCAGGAGGCCAATGCGGTGCTTGAGGCCCGCTTCCACGAAAAATTCCCGAGCCTCGAGATCCGCCCGCACACCGGCGATTATTTCCAGGTCCTCGATTCACTAAAGAACGGTAACGGACGCCGAAAAGTGCTGATGTTCCTCGGCTCAAACATCGGCAATTTCCTACGCGAAAAAGCCGTTAATTTTTTCCGCAGTCTTCGCGGCGTAATGAACCCGAACGACCGGCTCTTCATCGGCTTTGATATGCAGAAAGACCCGCGGGTGATCGTCGCTGCCTACGACGACCCACAGGGCGTGACGGCCGCTTTCAACCTGAATCTATTGACGCGCATCAATCGCGAGCTCGGCGGTGATTTTGACCCCGCGAAGTTCTCGCATTACGCCCAATACCGCCCGGTCGAATGCGCCGCCCGCTCGTTCCTGATCAGCCGCGAAAAGCAGACCGTCCACATCGAGGCTCTTGGCCGGTCATTCGACTTCGAACAATGGGAGCCGATCTTTATGGAGATCTCGCAAAAATACACGCACGCGATGCTCGAAGAGTTCTCATCGGAAAGCGGCTTTGCGATCGAGGCTGAGTTTTTGAATGACGAGGATTTCTATATCGATTCGCTCTGGAGGCCCATTTGA
- a CDS encoding ergothioneine biosynthesis protein EgtB codes for MRPVPKPAAKADALPELYKSVRAHTEELCSPLEIEDYIPQPTVDVSPPKWNIAHTTWFFEEMILKKFASGYEVFDPDFGFLFNSYYNTIGERTARDNRGDLSRPTVKRVFEFRKYVDEKMLELLAANDSDELRELVVLGCNHEQQHQELFLTDLKYTFSVNPLFPAYREGYATEELSEPPALAGGQFVDIKGGIFEIGYDGDGFCFDNELARHEVLLRDFSIADRLVTNAEFLEFINDGGYRRHELWHAEGLDWVNREQVNAPLYWNNIDGEWHYFTLGGLRKLPPEAPLCHVSFYEAAAFAEWKGMRLPTEFEWEAANANFDWGKRWEWTNSAYLPYPGFRKPGGAVGEYNGKFMINQMVLRGASVATPEGHSRPSYRNFFHPHLRWQFTGIRLAR; via the coding sequence ATGCGTCCCGTCCCGAAACCCGCAGCGAAGGCTGACGCCCTGCCCGAGCTTTACAAGTCCGTCCGTGCTCATACCGAAGAGCTTTGCTCGCCGCTCGAGATCGAGGACTACATTCCGCAGCCGACCGTCGATGTCTCGCCGCCAAAGTGGAACATCGCACACACGACCTGGTTCTTTGAGGAGATGATCCTCAAAAAGTTCGCGTCGGGTTACGAGGTCTTTGACCCCGATTTCGGCTTTCTCTTCAACAGCTACTACAACACCATCGGCGAACGCACCGCCCGCGACAACCGCGGCGACCTCTCGCGTCCGACGGTGAAAAGGGTATTTGAGTTCCGGAAGTATGTCGACGAAAAAATGCTCGAACTCCTTGCGGCAAATGACAGTGACGAGCTTCGCGAGCTCGTCGTGCTCGGCTGCAACCACGAGCAACAGCATCAGGAGCTTTTCCTGACCGATCTGAAGTACACGTTCAGCGTCAACCCGCTCTTCCCCGCGTACCGTGAAGGCTACGCAACCGAGGAACTGTCAGAACCGCCTGCGTTAGCGGGCGGCCAGTTCGTGGATATCAAAGGGGGCATCTTCGAGATCGGCTACGACGGCGACGGCTTTTGCTTTGACAACGAACTCGCCCGCCACGAAGTGCTTCTTCGCGATTTCTCGATCGCGGATCGGCTGGTCACGAACGCCGAATTTCTCGAATTCATCAATGACGGCGGATACCGGCGGCACGAACTCTGGCACGCCGAGGGCTTGGATTGGGTGAACCGCGAGCAGGTCAACGCCCCACTCTATTGGAATAACATCGACGGCGAATGGCATTACTTCACCTTGGGCGGGCTCAGAAAACTGCCGCCCGAGGCGCCGCTTTGCCACGTCTCATTTTATGAAGCGGCGGCGTTTGCCGAGTGGAAAGGAATGCGGCTCCCGACCGAGTTTGAATGGGAGGCCGCGAATGCCAATTTCGATTGGGGCAAACGCTGGGAATGGACCAATTCGGCTTACTTGCCTTATCCCGGATTCAGAAAACCGGGCGGAGCGGTCGGCGAATACAACGGCAAATTCATGATCAACCAGATGGTCCTTCGCGGTGCTTCTGTAGCCACGCCCGAAGGCCACAGCCGGCCGAGTTACCGAAACTTTTTCCACCCGCATCTGCGCTGGCAGTTCACGGGAATCCGGCTTGCTCGCTAG
- a CDS encoding HEAT repeat domain-containing protein, whose amino-acid sequence MSISRSVIEQYWLRAALCGRLLVLTAILSSVTSTALSQGLSTPFEPDRIRQTLATGTSEQKRNALFEIRNRRDPAASALAVPALKDPDDIVRATAASSVVFLPVSEAADVLLPLLGDRSPFVRKEAAFALGTVGHWSATPRLAGVLRRDRDREVRTAAAIALGMVGDIEAIGPLSAILKNRPKEDDEMLRRAAARSLGQVAELIRTGGTRVTTPQSFLPERFKETGDPLALKANRINSESGPTVDLLVKVLSDTREANDTRREAAFALGAFGRPEAIPALERSIAAADPYLAETAREALLKIRAADRN is encoded by the coding sequence ATGAGCATTTCCCGGAGCGTTATTGAACAATATTGGCTCCGTGCGGCTCTTTGCGGCCGGCTTTTGGTTTTGACCGCTATTCTTTCTTCCGTAACTTCTACAGCTCTTTCGCAAGGGCTTTCGACTCCATTTGAACCCGACCGCATTCGGCAGACGCTAGCCACCGGCACTTCCGAACAGAAACGCAACGCGCTGTTTGAGATAAGGAACCGCCGCGACCCGGCGGCCTCGGCACTTGCCGTTCCCGCATTGAAAGACCCCGACGACATCGTCCGGGCAACCGCTGCCTCGTCGGTCGTATTTTTGCCGGTGAGCGAAGCGGCTGACGTGCTCCTTCCGTTGCTCGGTGACCGCTCGCCATTTGTAAGAAAAGAGGCTGCCTTTGCACTCGGAACCGTCGGACATTGGTCAGCTACGCCGCGGCTTGCAGGAGTGCTCCGACGAGACAGAGACCGCGAAGTCCGAACGGCCGCCGCCATCGCACTTGGGATGGTCGGCGACATCGAAGCGATCGGCCCGCTCTCAGCCATCCTCAAAAATCGGCCAAAAGAAGACGACGAAATGCTCCGCCGAGCGGCCGCGCGTTCGCTCGGGCAGGTCGCCGAACTTATCCGCACCGGCGGCACGCGAGTGACCACCCCGCAGAGTTTTCTCCCTGAGAGATTCAAGGAAACCGGCGACCCGCTTGCACTCAAGGCAAACCGCATAAATTCCGAAAGCGGCCCAACGGTCGATCTGCTCGTTAAAGTTCTTTCCGATACGCGTGAGGCCAATGATACCCGCCGCGAGGCCGCATTCGCCCTCGGCGCTTTCGGCCGCCCCGAAGCGATCCCTGCCCTCGAGCGCAGCATTGCCGCCGCCGACCCTTATCTCGCTGAAACGGCCCGCGAAGCATTGCTCAAGATCCGGGCTGCCGATAGAAACTAA
- a CDS encoding leucine--tRNA ligase, giving the protein MDEKYFPKKIEAKWQAHWAENKSFQVQVDDDLPKFYQLEMLPYPSGNLHMGHVRNYSVGDAVAWYKRLKGFNVLHPIGWDSFGQPAEDAAVKRKVNPRDWTEENIKAMRGQLQRLGLSYDWSREIAAHRPEYYKFDQWFFLKMYDKGLAYKKLTQVNWCETDQATLSNEQASGGLCWRCGNPVTKRDLEQWFFKTTAYADELLDGLESIGGGWPANVLKRQRDWIGRSEGAYIDFAVRVPGKTGSLKPEDRRTIKVFTTRIDTIYGATAIVLAPEHPIVQEFAGEFSAEVHAKIAEILAEKAKPADHEAEVEKDGIEIGLNAVNPFNSELVPIWVGNYVMMEYGTGAVMSVPAHDERDFEFATKFGLPIRQVISEPHMAHEHHTMHALALEQPFTSSGVLVHSDYWNGKASEAAIEEMTHHAQLHGFGEPATTYKLRDWGISRQRFWGSPIPIVYCDACGTVPVHFDDLPVELPENAPITGTGESPLSKVTEFVETACPKCEGPARRETDTMDTFVDSSWYYFRYTDPENEVLPFSPDIAGYWTPVDQYIGGDDHAVMHLIYTRFWTKVMRDIDLLSLDEPVTRLLTQGMVVGETFFDDETGKRIYFPPDQVEVERDAKGKIVSAYKRSADTPVRMSVASTRKGADDAEATDGSGSLAGGTGDADKSVRTPLKFAIERMSKSKGNGVDPDEMVEIYGADAARLFVLFAAPVENELVWNEAGIEGAVRFLQRIWRFVYKWKDSFGNGAPAAEQGEAARKLRRKTHQTIRRIDLSLDTLQFNTPVAALMELCNALYESGIEPETATADEISAVQEGVTSLVLMLTPFAPHAAEELYAVLIGNDKGLLANGARFPEFSEEMAADDKIEVVIQVNGKLRSKITASPGQGIEELETAALADAKAQEFIAGKEVVKVVVVPDKLVNIVVKG; this is encoded by the coding sequence ATGGACGAAAAGTATTTTCCGAAAAAGATCGAGGCAAAGTGGCAGGCTCATTGGGCTGAGAACAAGTCGTTTCAGGTGCAGGTCGATGACGATCTGCCCAAGTTTTACCAGCTCGAAATGCTTCCGTATCCATCCGGAAACCTTCATATGGGGCACGTTCGGAATTATTCCGTTGGCGATGCCGTCGCCTGGTACAAGCGGCTGAAAGGCTTTAATGTCTTGCACCCGATCGGCTGGGATTCTTTCGGACAGCCGGCCGAGGATGCCGCGGTTAAGCGAAAAGTGAACCCGCGCGACTGGACCGAAGAGAATATCAAGGCGATGCGCGGTCAGCTTCAACGCCTGGGCCTGAGCTACGATTGGTCCCGAGAGATCGCCGCCCATCGGCCCGAATATTACAAGTTTGACCAGTGGTTCTTCCTCAAAATGTATGACAAGGGCCTGGCGTATAAGAAGCTGACGCAGGTCAATTGGTGCGAGACTGATCAGGCCACGCTTTCCAACGAACAGGCTAGCGGCGGGCTCTGCTGGCGGTGCGGAAATCCGGTAACGAAACGCGATCTTGAGCAATGGTTCTTCAAGACGACGGCCTATGCCGATGAACTGCTTGACGGGCTCGAGAGCATCGGCGGCGGATGGCCGGCGAATGTGCTCAAGCGTCAGCGGGACTGGATCGGGCGATCTGAAGGCGCATACATCGATTTTGCGGTGCGTGTGCCCGGAAAGACGGGAAGCCTTAAGCCGGAGGACCGCCGGACGATCAAGGTCTTTACGACGCGGATCGACACGATCTACGGAGCTACGGCGATCGTGCTCGCTCCGGAACATCCGATCGTTCAGGAATTTGCGGGCGAGTTTTCGGCTGAGGTCCACGCAAAGATCGCCGAGATCCTCGCCGAAAAGGCAAAGCCGGCCGATCATGAGGCCGAGGTCGAAAAGGACGGGATCGAGATCGGCTTGAACGCCGTTAATCCTTTCAACAGTGAGCTGGTGCCGATATGGGTCGGAAATTACGTGATGATGGAATACGGCACCGGTGCCGTTATGAGCGTTCCGGCCCACGACGAACGTGATTTCGAGTTCGCAACGAAATTCGGCCTGCCGATCCGCCAGGTGATCTCAGAACCGCACATGGCCCATGAGCATCACACGATGCACGCGCTTGCTCTTGAGCAGCCTTTCACCTCTTCCGGAGTGCTTGTCCATTCGGACTATTGGAACGGCAAAGCGAGCGAGGCCGCGATCGAGGAAATGACGCATCACGCCCAGCTTCACGGCTTTGGCGAGCCCGCGACGACCTACAAGCTGCGCGATTGGGGCATTTCGCGTCAGCGTTTCTGGGGCTCGCCGATCCCGATCGTATATTGCGATGCATGCGGAACGGTGCCGGTGCATTTTGATGATCTGCCGGTCGAGCTTCCCGAGAATGCTCCGATCACCGGAACGGGCGAGTCACCGCTTTCGAAAGTGACGGAGTTCGTCGAAACTGCCTGCCCGAAGTGCGAAGGGCCCGCCCGGCGGGAAACGGATACGATGGATACGTTCGTCGATTCCTCTTGGTATTACTTCCGCTACACGGATCCGGAAAACGAGGTGCTTCCTTTCTCGCCGGACATTGCCGGCTACTGGACTCCGGTCGATCAATACATAGGCGGGGACGACCATGCGGTGATGCACCTGATCTACACGCGTTTTTGGACAAAGGTGATGCGAGACATCGACCTTTTGTCGCTCGACGAACCGGTAACACGTCTGCTGACGCAAGGGATGGTCGTTGGTGAGACGTTCTTTGACGACGAGACCGGGAAGCGGATCTATTTTCCGCCCGATCAAGTGGAAGTCGAACGAGACGCGAAGGGGAAGATCGTTAGTGCATACAAGCGGAGCGCGGACACTCCTGTCCGCATGAGCGTCGCTTCGACGCGAAAGGGCGCGGATGACGCTGAGGCTACGGACGGAAGCGGCAGTCTCGCCGGAGGAACCGGCGATGCGGACAAGAGTGTCCGCACTCCTCTCAAGTTCGCGATCGAGCGGATGTCGAAGTCGAAGGGCAATGGCGTTGATCCCGATGAGATGGTCGAGATCTATGGGGCCGATGCGGCGCGACTTTTTGTGCTCTTTGCCGCTCCGGTCGAGAACGAACTTGTTTGGAACGAGGCAGGTATCGAGGGAGCCGTCAGGTTTCTGCAGCGTATCTGGCGGTTTGTCTATAAATGGAAAGACTCGTTCGGCAACGGTGCTCCTGCGGCCGAACAGGGCGAAGCTGCACGCAAACTAAGGCGAAAGACGCACCAAACCATTCGGCGGATCGACCTGAGCCTCGACACGTTGCAGTTCAACACGCCGGTCGCGGCGCTGATGGAGCTCTGTAATGCGCTTTACGAATCAGGCATTGAACCCGAAACTGCAACGGCCGATGAAATATCCGCCGTGCAAGAGGGGGTGACGAGCCTCGTTCTGATGTTGACGCCGTTCGCACCGCACGCGGCTGAAGAGCTTTATGCGGTTCTGATCGGGAACGACAAAGGATTGCTGGCAAATGGGGCGAGGTTTCCCGAGTTTAGCGAGGAAATGGCCGCAGA